The proteins below are encoded in one region of Aphis gossypii isolate Hap1 unplaced genomic scaffold, ASM2018417v2 Contig00699, whole genome shotgun sequence:
- the LOC126555080 gene encoding uncharacterized protein LOC126555080 yields MVHGPCGQLNRNSPWMLDNSCSKKYPKEYNEETLYISDNGYPTYRRPNNGLVANVRGHPVGNEFVVPYNPYLLVKYDAHINVEVCVTVKSVMYLYKYVYKGHDAAILEIWNGDEIDK; encoded by the coding sequence ATGGTTCACGGACCGTGTGGACAACTCAACCGCAACAGTCCGTGGATGTTGGACAACAGTTGTTCAAAGAAGTATCCCAAAGAATACAATGAAGAGACTCTGTACATTTCTGATAATGGTTACCCGACTTACCGCAGACCGAACAATGGACTTGTGGCAAACGTCAGAGGTCACCCTGTCGGCAATGAGTTTGTTGTCCCGTACAACCCGTACTTGCTGGTTAAGTATGACGCACACATAAACGTTGAGGTGTGCGTTACTGTGAAGAGcgtaatgtatttgtataaatacgtatacaaGGGCCATGACGCGGCTATCTTGGAAATTTGGAATGGAGACGAAATAGATAAGTAA
- the LOC126555074 gene encoding uncharacterized protein LOC126555074, whose product MSPGLQLKVVNRLLKDIMGSELPFGGKPVLFASDFRQILPVVRRGTRSDIVRSSIKYNSLWRDLEQLSLTRNMRADNDVDFATWLLQLGSGQLPAVDRVKIPREMVCDIANLIDFVFPQQMSLANIDEFVRKIILCPRNDDCRLDTVVVDDPDEVANYPTEFLNTLEPDGLPPYNLTLKVGSIVMLLRNLDSKRRLCNGTRLVVTELRRYNFKARMLSGGAQ is encoded by the coding sequence ATGTCACCGGGACTACAACTCAAGGTGGTCAATAGATTGCTCAAGGACATCATGGGATCGGAATTACCGTTTGGTGGGAAACCGGTCCTGTTTGCCAGCGACTTCAGACAGATACTGCCTGTCGTGCGCAGAGGGACAAGGAGTGACATTGTAAGGTCGTCGATTAAATATAACTCTCTGTGGCGCGACTTGGAACAACTCAGTCTGACGCGAAACATGCGTGCCGACAACGACGTGGACTTTGCTACTTGGTTGCTACAGCTCGGGAGCGGCCAGTTGCCAGCGGTCGACAGAGTCAAAATCCCCCGAGAAATGGTATGTGACATCGCTAATttgattgattttgttttcccACAGCAAATGTCTTTGGCAAACATCGACGAGTTTGTccggaaaataattttatgcccCAGGAACGACGATTGCAGGTTAGACACTGTTGTGGTTGATGACCCCGACGAAGTGGCCAATTATCCGACAGAGTTCCTCAACACTCTGGAACCGGACGGACTGCCGCCGTACAACTTAACGCTAAAGGTGGGTTCGATTGTCATGTTGCTTAGGAACCTTGATTCTAAAAGACGCCTTTGCAACGGTACGAGATTAGTTGTCACGGAACTGCGACGATACAACTTCAAGGCGAGGATGTTGTCTGGTGGTGCACAGTAA
- the LOC126555075 gene encoding uncharacterized protein LOC126555075 — protein MYFCYPNSRYVSPPEAVWKLFSYEMHNKSHTIVRLSVHLENYHNVYFVPGQVLERVQNAALARTKLTAFFALNAIDVEARQYLYHEIPVHYTWNVTRRSWARRQRQMTYETLARMYVANQLDRDRFHLRLLLLHKRGSQSFRDMRTVDGVVHPTYAAAAVAMGLLEDDRALRVCMAESATLDTPVQLRYL, from the exons atGTACTTCTG TTACCCAAATTCGCGGTACGTCAGTCCACCAGAAGCTGTTTGGAAGTTATTTTCGTATGAAATGCATAACAAGAGTCATACCATCGTTAGACTTTCCGTCCACCTGGAAAACTATCACAACGTGTACTTTGTACCCGGACAGGTATTAGAGCGAGTACAAAACGCCGCCCTGGCTCGAACTAAACTCACGGCTTTCTTTGCGCTCAACGCCATCGATGTCGAGGCTAGACAATACCTGTACCACGAGATACCGGTACACTACACTTGGAACGTGACACGCAGATCATGGGCGCGACGGCAAAGACAGATGACGTACGAGACGTTGGCTCGAATGTACGTAGCCAACCAACTTGATCGAGATCGTTTTCATTTGCGATTGCTACTTCTGCACAAAAGAGGTTCACAGTCTTTCCGCGATATGAGGACAGTAGACGGGGTGGTGCATCCAACCTATGCGGCTGCAGCCGTCGCAATGGGACTTTTAGAAGACGACCGAGCTTTGCGGGTTTGCATGGCAGAATCGGCAACATTGGACACTCCAGTTCAGCTTCGTTACCTATAG